The Alkalibacter rhizosphaerae genomic sequence ATACGGGCATCCATCGGGGAATCCATGTCGTTTATAGCGACGAGGACATCCAGTTTGTTGCCGGGGAGATCCACAAAAACATGCAAAAATGAGTGTTCACCTGGGGATCGATGTATCCAAAGGCAAGTGGCTGGTAGTGGCGTTGGAAGAAAAAAAGGCATGGTGGAGACTTTGCCATACGTTGGAGGAATGTCTCCAGTCCTGGCCGGAAGCGACGACGGTACTGGTGGACATCCCTTTGGGTCTGCCGGAGAGCATCATGGACCAAAGACCGGAAAGTCAGGCCCGAAAGCAGTTGAAAGGAAAAGGATCCAGCGTTTTTCCCGTTCCCTGCAGGCAGGCTGTCTACACGAAGGAGAAGGAGCAAGCCAAACAGGTGAATCGGCAGATCCTGGGAAAGAGCATTTCCGAGCAGACCTGGAACATCATGGGAAAGATCCGTCACGCCGATGAATTTTTGCAGGAACATCCTACCTGGAAAAACCGGATTTTGGAAAGCCATCCGGAGCTCTGTTTCGCCAAGTTTCGCGGAGGTGTCCCCGTATTGGAAAAGAAGACCACGGAAGAAGGAAGGCGGATCCGGGTCGAATTGCTGGAGAAAGTACTGCCAGGTATGAAAGCATTTTTGGAGGAAACGCTGGAAACCATGGAGAAGGGCCGCAGGGACGATCTGTTGGACGCAGCGTGTCTGGCGGTGGCGGGGAAGATCATGGGAAATAGCGGTGTTGGTCGGATCCCGGAAGGACCCCAAGACGATTCTCAAGGCATTCTCATGCAGATGGTATATCCGAAATCAAAAATAGAAAAAAACAGATCAAAAAAATAACAGCAGTTTTTTCCGCTGTTATTTTTTCTATGTTTTTTTCTATAATCCGGATACTTCCAACACGACCATGAGCATGGCCAACACTCCTGCAAAGGGAATGGTGTAGTGAAGGGGATTGCCCTTCATGGAATCGAACAGGGTTTGGTTGCTGCATCGGTCTTCCACCAGGATCTTTTTTTCTTCAAGGTGGAGTACATGGAGGCAAAGAGTCCTGAACCGAGGACGATGCCGGCCAGTCCCCCCAGCAACCCATCCATGGATCCGTTTCCTACAGCACCGGCGATGGTGCCGGGACAATATCCCAACGTCCCGAATCCGATGCCAAAGATCAATCCGCCGATGACGGCGTTGCGGATGGATCCGCCCTTTGGGGAGAGCTTGATCTTGCCCTTGGGATAAAGGATGCTGATCCCCAGCATGGTAACGATGACGGCAGACAACATGATCTTCAACACGGTGAAATCCGTCAGTCGAAGCTGGGCCATGATGATGTCGTATTTTGTGACTCCTCCCTTTTGCAAAAAGAAACCGAATAGAACACCCATGGCCAAACCGAGAAACAATTGTTTTTGGTTGTTTTTTATATTATCCATGGCGGTCTCCTAAAATCCGTAGATCAGATAGGCGGAAAGGATACCGCCTACAAAGAAGGAAACGGCGGCAGCCCAGCTGATCAGCGATAATTGGCTGGTTCCGCTGATGCCGTGTCCACTGGTACAGCCACCGGCCCACCGGGAGCCGATACCCAAGACGATGCCCCCGAAAAGAGCCACTAAAAATCGTATAAAGAAACTTCCGGAAATCTCTCCGGCCCACATGGCAGGAACGAATTCAAGGCGAAAATCCTTGGAAAGGAGGGAACTGAGCAAGGATCCCAAGACGATTCCCACCACCAGCATGAAGCCCCAGTCCACGGTCGGCGTTGTCTTTTGATAATATTCATTGTTGTCTACTTTATCCCGGTTGAAGACCCTTTGGATCATGCCGCTTGCCTTTGCAAAACTGGTGGATGCGCCAAGGGTTTTCCCAGAGAGAAGCATGGCTGCCAGGTTCAACAGGCCGATAAGGGCTCCCACCACGTAGGGAGACCACCGTGTCATGGTTAAAAAATTCATAGGATTCTCCTTCAGTGTCTTTATTTGCCGTGATATGCCTGGTATCCTTTCATGCTTCCTGCAAAATTGAGGACCTTGTCAAATCCGTTTTGCTTCAGGATGCTGATGCCCAAACTGGAACGGACGCCGCTGTTGCAGATGACCAGGGTAGCTTTGTCTTTGGACAATTCTTGGTGGCGGGTCCGCAGGTCCGGTGCGGGAATGTTGATGGCGCCGTCGATGTGTTTTTCTTCGTAGGCTAACCGGTCTCGCGCATCTACCAAAACCAGGTTTGGATCGTCTTTGAATGTTTCATACTCTTTCGGGCTGATCTGCTCCACTTTAGATACGGGGGACCCGGAAGCGGCCCAGGCGTGCATGCCGCCTTCCAAAAATCCCATGACGTTGTCCAGGCCGACCCGGTATAGCCACAAGGCTGCCTCTTTTGCAATGTCTGGAGTTTCGGCGACCAGAAGGATGTTTTTATCCGGCGGAAGCACCCAGCCGGCAAAAGTGGGAAGGTTTCCCGTGTGATCCAGGCAGTAAGAATCGGGGATATGAAGACCGCCGAAAGCGAAATAGCCTCGTACATCCACTACGATGGTATCCTCCCGGGCCATGGCCTCGGAAAACTCTTTTGGATCCATTCTTTGAAGAGGTGCCAATTCGGACAAGGATTTTGGCCCCATGGCATTCAACTTGCTGCCTCGGGAGAAGTGGTCCGGAGCTCCCGGCATGTCTTCCGTCAGCATTTTGATGAATTTATCCACGTCTTTTTCCTGAAGGACCGGATTGTATTTTCGTTCGTAGCCGATGGTGGTGGTATATTTTGCACCCATTGCCTTTCCGCACAGGGAACCGGCCCCGTGGGCAGGATATACTTCGCAGAAATCCGGCAATTTCATCAATTTCTCAAACAGGCTGTTGTACAGTTTTCTGGCCAGTTCATCGGCACGGTTCGGAAAAAGGTCCGGTCGCCCGGCATCGCCAACAAACAGGGTGTCTCCCACAAAAGCGGCTACCGGTTCGTCGGAAGTTGCGGTATCAGTGACGACGTAGCTGATGTGTTCCGGGGTATGACCCGGTGTCTCCAGCACCTGAAATTTCATGTCTTCCAGGTAAAATTCCGTTCCTTCTGCAATCCCCACATGGTCAAATTCCGCCTTGGCGGAAGCGGGCATGTAGATGTCTGCACCTGTTCTTTTGGCCAACTCCAAATGGCCGGAGATGAAGTCGGCATGAAGGTGGGTCTCCAGAATATGGGTGATCTTCAAACCCAGCGATTCTGATTCCCGAATGTAGAGGTCCACATCCCTGCTAGGATCCACGACGGCACAGGACTTGTCTCCTGCAACGATGTAGGAACTGTGTGCGATTTTTTCGATGTAATAGTGTTTTACTCTCATGGTATCGTCCTTTCTTTGTTGGAGTGGGATGGTGATCGTGTCAAATGTAGAAAAGATAGGTCATGAAAACGGCGACGACGAGAAAGAGCAAGGTCATGCCGCTTCCGGCTTTTATGTAATCCTTATTTTTATACCCGCCCGGGGTCAACAGAAACGCGTTGACTTGATGGGTGGGGAGTATAAAAGAATTGGAGGTGCTGACGGCTACCAGGAGTGCCAGGCCTCTTGGATCCATTTGGAAGGAATCGGCCATGAGGACCACCAGGGGTACCAGCAAGACGGCGGCGGCCACGTTGGACATGAAAAGGCTGAAAAGGGTAGCCAACAAGCCGATAACGAACAATACGGGGATGGGGCCCCATCCGGAAATAGCTCCCATAAGCAGGTCGGCCGTCCATTTTGCAGCTCCGCTTTGATCGAAGGCGGTGCCAAGGGGATCAGGCCGGCAAGGAGAAAGACCGTTTTCCAGTCGATGGCCTTGTAGATCTCTTCTTTTGGAATGGCGCCAGTGAGGATCATCAGCATGGAGCCGGTGAAAAAGGCCAGGGAAAGTTGTACCCCCAGCATGATCAGGCTCAGGGAGAGGATCAACGCCAGCAAGGCGAATTTTTGCTTGCCCTCCAGCTCTGCTGCATCGGGTCGGGGGATGTCCGTCACAACTACCAGATCCCTGTTTTCTTTTAGTTTGACCAGATCCTGCCAACGACCGAACACGATCAATTCGTGACCGGATCGTAGAGGATGGTGAAAGGGGGAGACCCGTACACCGTCCCTGCTGACGCAGGCAATGGGTTCTATATTGAAATTTTTCCGAAAGGCCACTTCGGAAAGGTATTTTCCATGGAGGGAAGAGTGGGGCGGAAGGATGATTTCCGCAAATCCGGCCGTGTCTTCATTTTTGATGGGTTCAAAAACGTCCAGGGAGTTTTTAACGATCAAGCCGGTTTCTTCTGCAAAAAGTCGGACGTCCTTTTCCGAACCCAATATGGCCAGCACCTGCTGGGAGCGGAAACGGGTCTTGCGCCAGGGCGCATAATCCACGCTGCCATTTTCCGACAAGGCAAGAAGATGAAGGCGGTATCGGCTCCAAAGGGGAGATTCATCCAAGGTTTTTTCAAGAAGGGTGCTTTCTGATGTGACCACCGCTTCCCATACCGTATCGGGAAGGGAATACCGTTCCTTCAGGAATTCCTGGTGGTTTTTGTTGGAAGCGGAGGGAGCTTTGGGGAGGACTTTGGATCCGACGGCGAGAAAGTACCCGATGCCGGCAAGGAGCAAGGCCAGGCCGATGGGCGTGACATCAAACAAGCCAAAACGGTCCACTCCATGCTGGGTGAGAAGATCGTTTAGTACGATCAAAGGTCCGGAAGCAACCATGGTCAAAGTACCGCCCAAAATAGCGGCAAAACCCATAGGCATCAGGAATTTAGACGGATGATATCCGGTTTTTGCGGAAATTTTTCGAACAACGGGAAGGAATAGAGCGGCAGCACCGATGTTTTGCATAAAGGCGGACAAAAGTCCCACTGTTGCAGAAACCAACACCAGGATCTTTTTCTCGCTGTTTCCGGCATACTTGGCGATACCCTGGCTCAAGCGCTTCATCAGTCCGGTCCGATCGATGCCGTATCCCAACAACATGACGCCCATGATGGAGACGACGGCGTTGCTGGAAAACCCGGAAAAAGCTTGAGAAACTGGTATGATTTTTGACCAGGCCAACAGGACCATGATCAGGATGGCCACCAGGTCGGAACGAAGTTTTTCCGTAGAAAAAAGGACAATGGCGATCAGAAGGATGCCAAAGGTAAGTAGAATGTCGTTTGTCATGGTTCACACTCCAAAAATTTAGTGGAATTATGGGATGGAACGATTTCATTATAACACAAAACATGGAAAACAAGTAAAATTGGTACAATGTACAAAACAGCGTCAACCTTTGGAGTTGACGCTGTCTGTCATACCGGTTTATCTGATTTGATTTTTACGAAGTAGTGGTTTATATGAGGATGATTTGACTTTCTTGCCTGAACTTCAAACTGTTTCAGGGAGTTGATCAATGGAGTCAGCTTGGCATGACCATAGTTTCTGGTGTCAAAATCCGGATATCGGATATTGAGGCGCTTGCCCACTTCTCCCAGATAGGCCCAGCCGTCTTCGTCGGAACTCTCCCGGATGATGGTGACCAAAGCATTGACCAATTCTTTTTTGTTGCCCATGTCGTTCTTTTGCTGGCCGGTTTTCACCGTTTTTCCGGCTGTGGAGTTTCCGTTGCTTCCGCCGGTGCCCGCCAGTACTTCCAGGTATTTGAATTTTTCGCAGGCAGAGATGAATGGCATGGGTGTCTTCTTTTCTCCCATTCCCACCACATATTTCCCGGCTTCCCGTAGACGGGCGGCCAGACGGGTGAAGTCGCTGTCGCTGGATACGATGCAAAAGCCTTCCACATTGTTGGAGTAAAGGATGTCCATGGCGTCGATGATCAGTGCTGCATCGGTGGCGTTTTTACCGGTGGTGTAGCTGTATTGTTGAATGGGCGTGATGGAATAGTTCAATAAAACCGATTTCCAGGATGTGAGGTGAGGGTTGGTCCAATCCCCGTAGATCCGTTTGATGGTAGGGGTCCCATGATTGGACAATTCATCCAGGATGAATTTTATGTATTTTTCTGATACGTTGTCCGCATCGATGAGGACGGCGATTTTCCGATCGTTTTCCATAGAGCACTCCTTGTTTGTTATTTCTATCTATATGTTTAAGTATAGACAAAAGAGGCTCCCTATGCAACAGAAAACCAAATCCCTGACGGAAAGAGTGGAATATTCTATCAAAAAAAGGGTATAAGAGGTAAATAGCATATTGTTTAGGAAAAGGGGTCATGTGGAATGAAGTTGCCGAAAAAATTCTCGAAATGGTGGTTTTTATTTGCTCTGTTGATTTTTGCCGTTGTGGTTGGGGCCTTTTTGTATGTGCCCTGGACACTGGGTTCGGAGATCACCATGGAAAATATCCAGGGATTTGCCCTGTTGGGAGGTATTGTAGCATTGGTATTGGCAGGAGGGGGATTCTTTGGCGGCCGGGTGTTTTTTGTCCTTGGATTGCTGGTGAATCTCTTTGGCTTGGGATACATGATCTACCTTGCCATGGCTCGAACCGCTCAGGGATGGAGCGATCTGGTCAGCATCATGTCCTATCTGTTCCTGGCGTCCCTGGGGATCCTCTTGGGGATCATCGGACAGCTGATCGCATCCATCCGACGGGTGGGGAAAGAACAGAAGATAAAGAAATGAAATTTTGAAATAAATGAAAGAAAGAAGGAATGATCCATGGACATACGAAAAATCGTTGGAGAACAGCGACGCTTTTTTCTACGGGGACGCACCTTGGATTTGGCGTTTCGTTTGCAATCATTGAACGCCCTGAAAAAATATCTGGAAGTATCGGATCAAGCCGTTTTTCAGGCATTGAAGCTGGATCTGGGCAAGTCGGAAGCAGAAGCCTACTTGACAGAGTACAGCATCGTCATGGAAGAATTGGACAAAACGATCCGACAGCTTCCCAAGTGGGTGAAGGACAAGAAGGTGTCCACTCCCTTGGTGCTCCAACCGGCCAAGTCTTTCATCGTACATGAACCCTACGGTGTGGCACTGGTCATGGCCCCCTGGAATTATCCCTTTCATCTTTCCATCCTCCCCCTTGTAGGTGCCGTTGCTGCGGGGAACTGCGTGGTGTTGAAGCCATCAGCTTACGCACCTCATACGTCGTCTTTGCTGGCGGAAGTGGTGAAAAACGTCTTCGATCCTCAACACGTCACTGTGGTGGAAGGTGGTCGGAAAGAAAATACGGATTTGTTGGATCAGCGATTCGACAACATTTTCTTTACCGGAAGCACCAATGTGGGAAAGGTGGTCATGGAGGCGGCATCCAGGTATTTGACGCCGGTGACACTGGAACTGGGCGGAAAAAGTCCCGTCATCGTAGACGATACTGCCGATCTGAATCTGGCGGCCAAGCGGATCGTCTTTGGAAAATTCATCAATGCAGGGCAAACCTGCGTGGCGCCGGATCATGTGCTGGTCCATGGCAGCGTCCGCAACGAGCTGGTGGAGAGGATCTCCTACTGGATCCGCCGTTATTATCCCATGAAAGAAGAAGGAACCATTCCCAACTATCCTTCCATGGTCAACGAAAAACACTTTGACCGGGTGGTGGGGTTGATGGAGGAAGAAAAGATCGTCATCGGCGGCAGCCACAACGTGGATCGTTTGTTTATTGAACCGACGGTCATGGTGAATGTGGACTTTTCCAGTCCCGTCATGGGGGAAGAGATCTTCGGACCGGTTTTGCCCGTCATCGCCTATGACAAGTTGGCGGATGTGATCCAGCTGATGGCCCATCAACCAAAGCCTTTGGCCTTGTATTTGTTCAGCAAGAGCAAAAAAGTGCAGCGAAAGATCCTTCGTCGTGTTTCTTTTGGCGGTGGATGCATCAACGACACCGTCGTTCATCTGGTCAACCCGAATTTGGGATTTGGAGGGGTTGGGGACAGCGGCATGGGGACTTATCACGGAAAGCATACTTTTGATGTTTTCACTCATGAAAAGAGCATAGTGTCCAAAGGAAGTTTCCTCGATTTTTCCCTGCGGTATCGACCCTACACCAAAGGAAAGATGTTTTTCCTGAAAAAATTCCGAGGTTGAAAGAAGAGGATTGCACAGATCCGATCCTGTGTTATAATGTGTCTTGGCTATAATGGAAAGGAGACACATTATATGAACAAACGAAGTGAATTTTCCGGTCGGCTGGGCTTTATTCTGGCTGCTGCCGGTTCGGCTGTGGGGTTGGGAAACATTTGGCGTTTTCCCTACTTGGCGGCAAAGTATGGTGGAGGACTTTTTGTCCTGATCTACATCTTTTTTATCGTCACATTTGGATATGCCATCATGTCCAGTGAGATCGCACTGGGTCGAATGACCCGACTGAGTCCAGTGGGGGCTTACCAGAAGATCGACAAGCGATTTGGATTTGTCGGGGTTATCGCCGTTTTGGTGGCAGCCTTGATCGTTCCGTATTACAGTGTAATCGGAGGTTGGATTTTCAAATATCTGGTCACTTACGCATCGGGCGGATATTTGGAAGCGGCGTCCGATTCCTTTTTTGTGGATTTCATCACCGCACCGGCAGAACCGGTGCTTTGGCAGATCGCCTTCGTGTTGATTTCCGCATTTGTGGTATTCAAGGGGGTCAAAAACGGGATCGAGAAGATCAATCGGGTCCTGATGCCTGCCTTGATCGTCATATCCTTGGCCATTGCCTTTTATGGTCTTACCCTTCCTGGAGCAATGGATGGATTGGCCTATTACCTGATCCCCGACTTCAGCCGATTTTCTGTAGAAGGAGTGTTGGCGGCTCTGGGTCAAATGTTTTACTCCCTGTCTTTGGCCATGGGGATCATGATCACCTACGGCTCCTACCTGAGCAAGGAAGACAACATCGACAGATCCGTTCGTCATATCGAGATTTTTGATTCCGGGGTGGCCATGCTGGCGGGATTCATGATCATTCCTGCAGTTTTCGCCTTTTCCGGAGGGAGCCGGGAGGCCCTTGGCGCCGGACCGGGGTTGATGTTCATCACCTTGCCAAAGGTGTTTGCCGCCATGGATTTTTCTTCCCTGGTGGGGTTGGGATTTTTCCTCATGGTTCTATTTGCAGCGGTGACTTCCGCCATTTCCTTGCTGGAGGTGGTGGTTTCCACCCTGTGCGATCGATTCGGCATCAGCAGGACCAAATCTGTTTTGTGGACCACGGTTTTTGTTATTATTATGGGGATGCCCTCTTCCTTGGGCAACGGAATATGGTCCCACATCACCATTTTGGATCTGCCCATCCTGGATTTCTTTGATTTTGTCACCAACGCCGTGTTGATGCCACTGGGTGCACTGTTTATGAGCATCATGCTGGGTCATTTCGTTCCGGAGGAAGAAATGGAGAAAGAGATGGGTTTGGTGAAAAAGGGGAAAAAGATTTTTTACCGGATCATGATCAAGTATGTGGCACCGATCTTCATTGTGGTGATCCTCCTCAGCTCCGTATTGAGTACCTTCGGCATCATTACATTGTAAGAAAAATGCATAATCAGTAAAAATATTCAAAATATTTTCGGATAATTCTTGCTCTTGCTTATTGGATGTATTAACATGTTTGTAAAAGATGCTATAAATTCAAATTGATTTGGGTGTGTGAATGGTGAGCAAAGACAACAACATCGAGGGTTTTCGACCACAAGATTTCAAAGATGGATTCCGCGTATTGACCAACCTACTGGACCGATCCAAGGTAGGTTTCGTTTTGATGGGGGAAGATTTCAACGTCCTGGATGCCAACGAGTCTTTTGCCGACATGCTTGGATATGAGTTGGAAGAAGTGAAAAAACTCCACCTTTGGGATTGGAATCCGGAATTCGATGCCGAAGAAATGGAGAGCCTTCGCGAAAACAAGACTTGGTTCAACGCGATCCTGGAACAAAAGAACCGGCGGAAAGACGGCAAGTTGCTGGATGTCATGGTGTCTGTGGACGCCAAGATGATCGGCGGGGAGGTCCTGTCCTTTTGCATCATGGTGGACCAGACGGAAAGAAAACGGTTGGAACGGGCCTTGGAACGCAAGGAAGCGAGGCTGAACAGCTTTGTGGAGAATTCCAAGGACATCCTCTTCGGGCTGGATTCCCAAGGGATCATCTCTTATTTTTCGCCTAATGTAAAAAAACTCTACCGAATGGATCCCCGGATGTTTTTGGGGAAAAACTATGTGGATTTCATCCTTCCCGAGTATCGGGACGACATTCGAAGCAAAGTGGCTGCCATTATTGACGGAGAAGTGGAACACGCCTCCGCAGAATACCAGATCTACGGAATGGATGGAAACACCCACTGGGTGGCCACCAGTTTCAGCCTGTCTATGAACGACGACGATCGTTTGGAAGTGATCGGCATCTCCCGCCATATCGACGAACAAAAGGCATACGAGGAGCGGTTGACGTATTTGAGCTTCCACGATGCGCTGACGGGACTATACAACCGGGCTTACTATGAAGACGCCATCGCCCGATTGGAAAAGGGAAGAAGTGCCTATCCCATCACCGTCTTCTCCATGGATATTGATGGATTGAAAGCAGTCAACGACACCATAGGCCATCATGAAGGGGACAAGCTGATCATTCGATGTGCCGATTTTCTGCGATCCATATTTCGAACGGAAGACCTGATCGCCCGACTCGGAGGGGATGAGTTTGTGGTTCTGCTGCCGAGAACCGGGGAAGAATTTGTTCTGGAAGTGGAAAAGCGTCTTTTAAGAGAACTGGAGATATTCAACAAAGGAGAAAAAGTTCCCCTGTCCTTGTCCTACGGCTTTGCCACCTCCTACAATATGGACGATCCCATCCATCAAACCTACATCAAGACGGATGACCTGCTGCTGGATGCCAAACGAAAAAGAATCAACGACATGTAGCCTCCCAAGTGGAGGCTTTTTTCATGTTCCGTTGATTTTGGATGTTCATTTGCAAGGAGTTGGTGTATAATCGTATGGTTGATTAGTCAAACATAAGGAACGAAGGACGGATGTCATAATGAAAAGAGAAACCATTTGGACGAAAAATTATATGCTGCTTTTTGGCGTCAACATGTTGATGTCGCTGGGTGTGCAATTCTTGCTTCCCACCCTGCCCCTCTATGCGACCCAGGCTCTGGGAGGACAGCAATCTCAAATAGGCTATTTGATGGGGGCCTATTCCCTGGCGGCACTGGTGATCCGGCCTTTTGCCGGATATGCCTATGACGTCTTTGATCGCAAAAAAGTCTATTTGTTCTCCTTGACGTTTTTTGCACTGATCACCTATGGATATCCCATGCTGTCCAGCTTCTTTTTTCTGGTGCTTTTTCGTTTTCTTCACGGCATCAGCTTCGGCAGCACTTCCAGCGGCGGAGGGACCATCGTTGGAGACATCGTTCCCGAATCCCGAAGGGGGGAAGGCGTTGGGCTCATGGGCATGGCCAACACCCTGTCCATGGCCCTGGGGCCGGCTGTAGGACTGATGATCATGGGGCGAAACAATTTCACCGCCTTGTTTTATTCTTCTGCATTGCTCATAACAACGGCGCTGGTTCTGGCCTTTTTCTTGAAACTGCCCAAAGTGAAGCGCGTAAAAAGAACGCTCTCCGTGGATGCGTTCATTGAAAAAAGGGTCTTTCCCATTGCAGGGATCCTCCTGTTTTCCGCAATAGCCAACGGGGGCATTCTTTCCTTTATCGTTATTTTCGCCGGGGACATCGGCGTTTCCAACGGAGGCGTCTACTTTATGGCCAACTCCGTCGGCGTCGTTTTGACCCGGTTGTTCTCCGGAAGGATCATGGACCGGAAAGGGCCCTGGATCCCCTTGTTGATGGGATATCTCTCCCTCATTTCCGGATACCTGCTGCTGTCTGCAGCAGAAGGGTTGCTGCTTTTCGTCTTGTCCGGATTCATCGTCGGCCTTGGAAACGGCATGGTGATCCCCACGCTACAAACCATGACCATCAACTCGGTGGAAGCCAGTGCCAGGGGCGTCGCCACATCCACCTATTTTTCCGCCATGGACATCGGAATCGGCGGCGGATCCATCATGGTGGGCTGGCTGGTGGGGATCTTCTCTCTGCGGACCGTTTTTGTGATCAACGGGATCCTCTGCACTTTGTCCTTGATTTTAGCCAGGCTCTTCGTCATCCCAACCTACGAAAGAAAATATCGTGCAGTCATGGAGCTCAAGCACAAGGTGGTCAAAAAACATACCGAGAACCGTTCCTGATCAAAGGACCACCCGGCCGATGGCCGTTGCAGAGATGACGGTGCTTAAAAACATGCCTACGGGCATTTGTTTTGCCAGGGCTTCGTTGTAATCCCTTTTGGTGCTCACGGAGATGTCTCCGGAAGCGCCTCTTTTTTTGGCTTCCTCCAGGGCTGCTTTTCTGGCTTCCTCTGTAGCAATCTCCAGTGCTTCATCGTAATCGTGGGTATAGGTGTTTTCTTCTTTTCCGAAGACGATATAACCGCCTTCCGGGTCCGGCTTCACGGTGATCTCTACCGTGGCGGACACGTTTCCTACAATGGCACCTACGGCGTTGGCCACGCCGGCATTTTCGGGAATGACGGCTTTGGTTCCCAAAGCGGCGGCAACATCCGGCAAGAACAGGTGGATAGGGGCGCCCACCCCTACCAGGGAAGCAGGCATTTTAAAGGATAGCTGCAGAAAATCCCTTTTGTCCGGCGTTTTCCAATGCTTCCAGCTGTCGTGGATCAACCGTTCCATGTGAAAGTCCAATCCTTCCCGTTTGTAATCGGGGTATTTGTCTTCCAGCATCATGCGGATGATGTTGAAGTAAAGCCGTTCTTTCACCAGATCGTAGACGGTTTCCGCCAGATCTGCCGGAACCTGTTCCAAACGGTTGGAGAGGTACTCCAGTGCCAATTGGGAAGCCTCCCCGTCGAAAAGGTCAAAGTCGCCTTTCACGTGCATCATGTCCGTTGGCGTCAATCCGCATCGCATGATGATCCCTTCCCGCTCCAATCGGTTGATGCGGCTGGAAAAGAATTTTTTGCCCAGTACATCCGCCGCTTCCGAGTAGATCAGGGGGCCCTTTTCTTTCAAGGCGGTGCAGATCCGTTGCTCGTCGGCATCATAGCGGTGGTTGCTTTCGATGTCTTTTACCAGGAAGAAAAATTCGTGCTGGGGTTCGTGGGTGATCCTTGGCGTGCGGGCCAACCGTTTCAGTTTTCCCTTCATCTCCGGATTTCTGGCGGCTGCAATGCATAAGGGGATGACCCGTTCCGTTCCCAGGGAAAGTGAGCCGGTGTTTTCGATGAGAACACGGCTGTCTCCACCCAGTCCGAAAGTATCGATGTAGACCGCCTTGACGAACGTCTGCCATTTGCCGACTTTTACTCCGTCGTGAGCCTTCACCGGTACGGCGTCTTTTACGATGGCGATGTCGGTGGTGGTTCCACCCATGTCTACGATGAGGCAATCCTCTTCGCCGGTCAGCTCAATGCCACCCATGACGCTGGCGGCGGGACCGCACAGGAGGGTCTCCACCGGGCGGATAGTGGTAAATGTTTCGCTCATCAAACTGCCATCGCTACGGACGATGACCACAGGGGCGTGGATGCCCCGCTGTCGAAGAGAACTTTTGATGGCATCGAGGAATTCTTTGATGACAGGGATCAACCGGGCGTTGAGCAAGGTGCTGGCCCCCCGTTTGATGTAGTTCAGATCGGAAAACAACTCGTAGCCGCATATGGTATTTAGTCCGTACACGGAGGTGATCAATTCTTTGGCCTTTTGTTCCGTAGAGGAGTTTCGAACTCCCAGCTGCTGGACGACGGCAACGGCGTCTGCGTCGGAGATCCATTTCTTGCTGTCTTCCACAAAGGCTTCCCAGTCCGGTTCCTTGGTCACCTCTCCCCGATAATCCACTTCTCCG encodes the following:
- a CDS encoding hydantoinase/oxoprolinase family protein — encoded protein: MRLGIGIDTGGTYTDAVLYDFESKTILHSAKSLTTKDDLAVGIGGALDKLPDDLMRQAEIVSLSTTLATNACVEEKGGRGKLVFIGGDEDVILRTGQSYGLPDNSEIFFLDGEVDYRGEVTKEPDWEAFVEDSKKWISDADAVAVVQQLGVRNSSTEQKAKELITSVYGLNTICGYELFSDLNYIKRGASTLLNARLIPVIKEFLDAIKSSLRQRGIHAPVVIVRSDGSLMSETFTTIRPVETLLCGPAASVMGGIELTGEEDCLIVDMGGTTTDIAIVKDAVPVKAHDGVKVGKWQTFVKAVYIDTFGLGGDSRVLIENTGSLSLGTERVIPLCIAAARNPEMKGKLKRLARTPRITHEPQHEFFFLVKDIESNHRYDADEQRICTALKEKGPLIYSEAADVLGKKFFSSRINRLEREGIIMRCGLTPTDMMHVKGDFDLFDGEASQLALEYLSNRLEQVPADLAETVYDLVKERLYFNIIRMMLEDKYPDYKREGLDFHMERLIHDSWKHWKTPDKRDFLQLSFKMPASLVGVGAPIHLFLPDVAAALGTKAVIPENAGVANAVGAIVGNVSATVEITVKPDPEGGYIVFGKEENTYTHDYDEALEIATEEARKAALEEAKKRGASGDISVSTKRDYNEALAKQMPVGMFLSTVISATAIGRVVL
- a CDS encoding sodium-dependent transporter, which gives rise to MNKRSEFSGRLGFILAAAGSAVGLGNIWRFPYLAAKYGGGLFVLIYIFFIVTFGYAIMSSEIALGRMTRLSPVGAYQKIDKRFGFVGVIAVLVAALIVPYYSVIGGWIFKYLVTYASGGYLEAASDSFFVDFITAPAEPVLWQIAFVLISAFVVFKGVKNGIEKINRVLMPALIVISLAIAFYGLTLPGAMDGLAYYLIPDFSRFSVEGVLAALGQMFYSLSLAMGIMITYGSYLSKEDNIDRSVRHIEIFDSGVAMLAGFMIIPAVFAFSGGSREALGAGPGLMFITLPKVFAAMDFSSLVGLGFFLMVLFAAVTSAISLLEVVVSTLCDRFGISRTKSVLWTTVFVIIMGMPSSLGNGIWSHITILDLPILDFFDFVTNAVLMPLGALFMSIMLGHFVPEEEMEKEMGLVKKGKKIFYRIMIKYVAPIFIVVILLSSVLSTFGIITL
- a CDS encoding MFS transporter produces the protein MKRETIWTKNYMLLFGVNMLMSLGVQFLLPTLPLYATQALGGQQSQIGYLMGAYSLAALVIRPFAGYAYDVFDRKKVYLFSLTFFALITYGYPMLSSFFFLVLFRFLHGISFGSTSSGGGTIVGDIVPESRRGEGVGLMGMANTLSMALGPAVGLMIMGRNNFTALFYSSALLITTALVLAFFLKLPKVKRVKRTLSVDAFIEKRVFPIAGILLFSAIANGGILSFIVIFAGDIGVSNGGVYFMANSVGVVLTRLFSGRIMDRKGPWIPLLMGYLSLISGYLLLSAAEGLLLFVLSGFIVGLGNGMVIPTLQTMTINSVEASARGVATSTYFSAMDIGIGGGSIMVGWLVGIFSLRTVFVINGILCTLSLILARLFVIPTYERKYRAVMELKHKVVKKHTENRS
- a CDS encoding sensor domain-containing diguanylate cyclase — translated: MSKDNNIEGFRPQDFKDGFRVLTNLLDRSKVGFVLMGEDFNVLDANESFADMLGYELEEVKKLHLWDWNPEFDAEEMESLRENKTWFNAILEQKNRRKDGKLLDVMVSVDAKMIGGEVLSFCIMVDQTERKRLERALERKEARLNSFVENSKDILFGLDSQGIISYFSPNVKKLYRMDPRMFLGKNYVDFILPEYRDDIRSKVAAIIDGEVEHASAEYQIYGMDGNTHWVATSFSLSMNDDDRLEVIGISRHIDEQKAYEERLTYLSFHDALTGLYNRAYYEDAIARLEKGRSAYPITVFSMDIDGLKAVNDTIGHHEGDKLIIRCADFLRSIFRTEDLIARLGGDEFVVLLPRTGEEFVLEVEKRLLRELEIFNKGEKVPLSLSYGFATSYNMDDPIHQTYIKTDDLLLDAKRKRINDM